In Chitinispirillales bacterium, a genomic segment contains:
- the mreC gene encoding rod shape-determining protein MreC, with product MHWIWQFIVSHRNVTSLILTILMSLLMISADKQKQQNMVKTLTLTLFSPAQLVIGTFYQLNDVFDENKKLREKIIVSEMENAMFRKKLDTAVVNDVKSDDLSQFEIVSAEIVAREPSFLYRTAIINIGTNHGIKASMPVISNNGVVGKVITALPLTSQIRMLYASDEYISIEHEKSGAVGIFSSKTDGTLFSDMRSVASIDSGDLFITTGLGGIYPRGLKIGFAEKIEKAKGGEVFKRVYINPCVDYDHLRNVFVVKSDPIWEAIKNEIYQYDKIKRTE from the coding sequence GTGCATTGGATATGGCAGTTTATTGTCTCACATCGTAATGTGACATCGCTTATACTTACGATACTTATGTCGTTGCTTATGATTTCGGCGGATAAGCAAAAACAGCAAAATATGGTCAAAACGCTTACATTGACTTTGTTTTCTCCGGCTCAACTTGTTATTGGAACTTTTTATCAGCTAAATGACGTTTTTGACGAAAACAAAAAATTGCGTGAAAAAATTATTGTTTCGGAAATGGAAAACGCAATGTTTCGTAAAAAATTAGACACAGCGGTAGTAAACGATGTGAAGTCTGACGATTTATCGCAATTTGAGATTGTTTCTGCCGAAATTGTGGCAAGAGAACCGTCATTCCTTTACAGAACGGCTATTATAAATATCGGGACAAACCATGGAATAAAAGCGTCAATGCCTGTAATATCAAATAACGGAGTTGTAGGAAAAGTAATTACGGCGCTTCCGTTAACATCGCAAATCAGAATGCTTTATGCTTCCGACGAATATATTAGTATTGAACACGAAAAATCCGGTGCGGTTGGAATTTTTTCTTCAAAAACCGATGGAACGCTTTTTTCAGACATGCGTAGCGTTGCTTCCATAGATTCCGGCGATTTGTTTATTACCACAGGTTTAGGCGGCATTTATCCGAGAGGTTTGAAAATTGGATTTGCAGAAAAAATAGAAAAAGCGAAAGGTGGAGAAGTTTTTAAAAGAGTTTACATCAATCCTTGTGTTGATTATGATCATCTGCGAAATGTTTTTGTCGTTAAGTCAGATCCGATATGGGAGGCTATAAAAAATGAAATTTATCAGTATGATAAAATAAAAAGGACGGAGTAA
- a CDS encoding rod shape-determining protein, whose translation MAFFEFGTVLGIDLGTANTLVYAKGRGLLVDDPSVVAIDKATGEILEIGAEAKKMLGRTPGKIAAVRPMRDGVIADIDLVEEMLRYFIQKAQLNKLFGRTRAVIGVPSGITKAEQRAVLDSAERAGIMEARLIAEPMAAAIGMDVPVLESSGNMIIDIGGGTAEIAVISMGGMVCDLSEKVGGDEFDRSIVEYMKKTYNLLIGESTAEYVKKKVGSAFELAEELEMEVRGHDVVVGIPREMRITSVEIREALKTPVDDIIKAVLNTLEKTPPELSSDILDKGIIMTGGSSLLRGLDERIRRETNLPVCVIDDPLKRVARGALIVAENMDKYSQVLLGSSRNIR comes from the coding sequence ATGGCTTTTTTCGAATTTGGAACGGTTCTCGGTATTGATTTAGGAACAGCAAATACTTTAGTTTACGCAAAAGGACGCGGACTTTTGGTGGACGACCCCTCTGTAGTGGCGATTGACAAAGCGACCGGTGAAATTCTTGAAATAGGGGCGGAAGCGAAAAAAATGCTTGGAAGAACGCCCGGAAAAATTGCAGCGGTTCGTCCTATGAGAGACGGCGTTATCGCTGATATTGATTTGGTTGAAGAAATGCTTCGTTATTTTATTCAAAAAGCGCAGCTTAATAAATTATTCGGAAGAACTCGTGCGGTAATAGGAGTTCCATCCGGAATTACCAAGGCGGAACAAAGGGCGGTTTTGGATTCTGCCGAAAGAGCGGGAATTATGGAAGCGCGTTTGATTGCCGAACCGATGGCGGCGGCGATAGGCATGGATGTGCCGGTTCTTGAAAGCAGTGGAAATATGATAATTGATATTGGCGGCGGGACTGCGGAAATCGCCGTTATTTCAATGGGTGGAATGGTTTGCGACTTGTCGGAGAAAGTCGGCGGTGACGAATTTGATAGGTCGATTGTTGAATATATGAAAAAGACGTACAATCTTTTAATTGGGGAAAGTACGGCGGAATACGTTAAGAAAAAAGTCGGTTCTGCGTTTGAACTTGCGGAAGAATTGGAAATGGAAGTGCGCGGTCATGATGTTGTCGTAGGTATTCCGCGAGAAATGAGAATTACTTCTGTTGAAATTCGCGAGGCGTTGAAAACTCCGGTTGACGATATTATTAAAGCGGTTTTGAACACTCTTGAAAAAACTCCTCCGGAGTTATCTTCGGATATTCTTGATAAAGGGATAATTATGACCGGCGGAAGTTCGCTTTTGAGAGGACTTGACGAAAGGATTCGCAGAGAAACAAATCTTCCGGTGTGCGTTATTGATGATCCGCTTAAAAGAGTGGCGCGCGGAGCGTTGATAGTAGCCGAGAATATGGATAAATATTCGCAGGTATTATTAGGCAGTAGCCGAAATATTCGTTAA
- a CDS encoding ABC transporter ATP-binding protein, translating to MKKACITVDNIVREFRLAEEIVRALKGIAFTIYEGEFAALMGTSGSGKTTLLNILGCLDRPTSGSYKLADTLVSASNLHELAQIRNSLIGFVFQAYNLLPRTSALENVELPLFYNHEIHNKERRERAQYALEMVKLQDRMHHTPAQLSGGQQQRVAIARALVNDPVVIFADEATGNLDTRTSYEIMTLFQELNGKGKTICFVTHESDIASFCSRHIRLRDGLIVEDAVIIPQLAVDALNGMPTNEDYISK from the coding sequence ATGAAAAAAGCGTGTATAACCGTTGATAATATTGTGCGGGAATTTCGTCTTGCCGAAGAAATAGTACGCGCTTTAAAAGGAATCGCTTTCACGATTTATGAAGGCGAATTTGCGGCTTTAATGGGGACGAGCGGTTCCGGTAAAACCACGCTTCTCAATATTTTAGGGTGTTTGGATCGTCCTACAAGCGGTTCATACAAACTTGCGGATACTCTTGTTTCGGCGTCAAATCTTCATGAGTTGGCGCAAATCAGAAATTCCTTGATTGGATTTGTTTTTCAAGCGTATAACCTGCTGCCGCGTACAAGCGCACTTGAAAATGTCGAACTTCCGCTGTTTTACAACCACGAAATCCATAACAAAGAACGTCGTGAAAGAGCGCAGTACGCGCTTGAAATGGTAAAATTGCAGGATAGAATGCATCATACTCCGGCTCAACTTTCCGGCGGGCAGCAACAAAGAGTAGCGATTGCACGGGCGCTGGTGAATGATCCGGTCGTTATTTTTGCCGATGAGGCGACGGGGAATTTAGATACGCGCACAAGTTATGAAATTATGACGCTTTTTCAGGAGTTGAACGGCAAAGGGAAAACGATTTGTTTTGTTACGCACGAATCCGACATCGCTTCGTTTTGTTCGCGTCATATACGTCTGCGAGACGGCTTGATAGTCGAAGACGCTGTGATAATTCCGCAATTAGCAGTCGATGCGTTAAACGGTATGCCTACGAATGAAGATTACATTTCAAAATAA